From one Streptomyces sp. R41 genomic stretch:
- the nagB gene encoding glucosamine-6-phosphate deaminase: MEVVIVPDAKAGGELIAEAMAELLRRKPDALLGVATGSTPLPIYEALAAKVKSGAVDASGARIAQLDEYVGLPAEHPESYRSVLRREVLEPLGLGMAAFMGPDGTAEDVQAACETYDKALAEAGGVDLQLLGIGTDGHIGFNEPCSSLASRTRIKTLTEQTRVDNARFFEGDIGQVPHHVITQGIGTILEARHLVLLATGEGKADAVAATVEGPVAAVCPASALQLHPHATVVVDEGAASKLKLADYFRHTFVNKPEWQGI; encoded by the coding sequence GTGGAAGTTGTCATCGTCCCGGACGCCAAGGCGGGCGGCGAGCTGATCGCCGAGGCCATGGCCGAGCTGCTCCGGCGCAAGCCCGACGCCCTGCTCGGCGTGGCCACCGGCTCGACTCCGCTGCCCATTTACGAGGCGCTGGCGGCCAAAGTGAAGTCCGGTGCCGTGGACGCCTCGGGCGCGCGGATCGCCCAGCTCGACGAGTACGTGGGGCTGCCGGCCGAGCATCCGGAGTCGTACCGCTCCGTGCTGCGGCGGGAGGTGCTCGAACCGCTGGGCCTGGGCATGGCCGCGTTCATGGGGCCGGACGGCACCGCGGAGGACGTGCAGGCCGCGTGCGAGACGTACGACAAGGCGCTGGCGGAGGCCGGTGGGGTCGATCTGCAGCTGCTCGGGATCGGGACGGACGGGCACATCGGGTTCAACGAGCCGTGCTCCTCGCTCGCCTCGCGGACCCGGATCAAGACGCTGACCGAGCAGACCCGGGTGGACAACGCGCGGTTCTTCGAGGGCGACATCGGGCAGGTGCCGCACCACGTCATCACCCAGGGCATCGGCACGATTCTGGAAGCGCGGCATCTGGTGCTGCTCGCGACGGGCGAGGGCAAGGCGGACGCGGTTGCCGCGACTGTGGAGGGGCCGGTTGCCGCGGTGTGCCCCGCTTCGGCCCTTCAGCTTCACCCGCACGCCACGGTGGTTGTGGACGAGGGGGCGGCTTCCAAGCTGAAGCTTGCGGATTACTTCCGGCATACGTTTGTCAACAAGCCTGAGTGGCAGGGGATTTAG